GCCGCCTACGACACGACCGCCACCGTCGACGCCGAGGCGCGGATCGCGCGGATCCTGGAGGCGATGCCGACAGCGTTCTTCCACCTGGACCGCGAGTGGCGCTTCACGATGGCCAACTCCGAGGCCCTGCGGCTGCTGCAGCGGCCGCGGCACGAGCTGGTCGGTGAGATCGTGTGGGAGGCATTCCCCGCGGCCGTCGACAGCGACTTCGAGCGGCACTACCGCAAGGCCATGGAGTCCGGCGAGCCCGTCGGCTTCGACGCCTACTACCCCGAGCCGCTCGAGGCGTGGTACGAGGTGCGGGCCTGGCCGAACCCGGACGGCCTCGGGGTGTACTTCAACGACGTCAGCGCACGACACCGCGCCCAGCAGCAGATGGAGCTGATCGCCGAGCGGGACGAGCTGCTGGCCCGCGTCACCACCGAGCTGACCGGCACCCTCGACCCCAGCGAGGCCCTGCACCGCCTCGCGCGGTTGCTGGTGCCCCGGCTGGGCAGCGCCGCCGCCGCGGCACTGGTCGACACCGCCGCCCTCGACGGCCGCTTCGCCGTGCTGCGGCAGGTCGGCGGCTGGCACGTCCAGGACGAGACCGACGTCCGCGGACGCACCGGCGCGGGGTCCGTGCAGTTCCTGCCGCGGGAGCTGATGGCCGCCCTGGACCGGGACCGCGTGGTCACCGACGTCTCCGACCCGACGCTGAGGGCCGCACTGGTCGCCGACGCGCTGCCCGACGTGACCGGCCCCGTCGTGGCGCTGCCGCTGCGCGGCCGGGAGCGACTGGTCGGCGTGGTGGTCGTCGCGGCACCGGTCGACGCCGACTTCAGCGAGGAGGAGCTCGACACGCTGACCGCGATCGCCTCGCGCGCCGGCCTGGCCATCGACAACGCGCGTCTCTTCGCCGAGCAGCGCGACCTCGCCGAGGGGCTCCAACGCAGCCTGCTCAGCCGCGCCCCGCACCCCGAGGGCCTCGAGGTGGCGGTCTGCTACGAGGCGGCCGCGCACACCGCGCAGGTGGGCGGGGACTGGTACGACGCGTTCGTGCTGGAGTCCGGGGACACCGTCGTGGTGGTCGGCGACGTCGTCGGTCACGACACCGAGGCCGCTGCCGCGATGGGACAGATGCGCAGCCTGCTGCGCGGCATCGCGGTGCACGCCGAGGAGGGCCCGGCGGACCTGCTGCGAGGTGTCGACAGGGTGCTGCACCGGCTCGGGTCGCAGACCACCGCCACCGCACTGGTCGCCCGGATCTCCGCGGAGACCGACGACCAGGGCAGGCGCCGGGTCCGCTGGTCCAGCGCCGGGCACCCCCCGCCCGTGGTGCGCGGCCCGGACGGCGGGTGCCGGCTGCTCGAGAGCGGCGCCGACGACCTGCTCCTGGGGCTGGACCCCTCCGCCGAGCGCACCGAGTCCACCGCGGTCCTCGAGCACGGCGGGATGCTGGTGCTCTACACCGACGGGCTGGTCGAGCGGCGCGGTGAGGACCTCGACGTGGGGCTGGACCGGCTCTGCGACACCGCGGGTCACCTGGTCCTGGACCAGCAGGAGCCGCTCGCGACCTGGTGCGACGGGCTGGTCGCGCGGATGGTCCCGGCCGACAAGCGCGACGACGACGTCGCGCTGGTCGCCGTGCGGGTCGGCGAGGAGGGGGGAGTGCCGGGCGTCGAGCCCGGTCGGGCCCCCGTCCGCGAGCACGTCACCGTCATGATGCTCCCGGCCGAGCCGACCAGCGTGGGCCGGGCGCGCCAGGTGGTGCGCGAGGCGCTGCGGGAGCAGGGCACCGTCGTGGTCGACCGCAACGGCGAGGTCCAGCCGGTCGAGGACGAGACGATGCTCGCGACCTCCGAGCTGGTCACGAACGCGCTGGTCCATGCCGGCACCTCGGTGCTGCTGCGGGTCACCGCCGGGCCCCGCGGTGTGCGCGTCGAGGTGCAGGACGGCAGCGCCCACAGTCCCGTGCCGCGTGCCCACTCGGTCACCTCCGCCACCGGGCGTGGGCTGCGGATGGTCGACTCCGTGGTGGACCGGTGGGACGTGTGGCGGCAGCCCGACGGCAAGACCGTGTGGTTCCAGATCGGCGTCCCGCCCGGGCTCGACGTCGCCCCCGACCAGCCGTCGACCGCTCCGGTGCCGACGCGTCAGGTGGTGCTGTGCGAGGTGCCGCTGCTGATGCACTGGGCCTGGCAGGAGCACGCGGCGGCGCTGCTGCGCGAGTACCTCCTGCTCGTGCTCGCCGAGGACCCCGCCGCCCTGGAGACGCACGCCGCCGCCAGTGACGCCCTCGACCTGCTGCGCGAGGGCGTCCCCGCCCCGCCGGCGATCGACGGCGGGCCCGACGCGGTGCTCTCGATCGCCGAGGAGGGGCCCGAGGTCGCTGCCGAGGTCGTGCTGGAGGTGCCCGAGCGCTCGGTGGCCAGCTTCGCTGCGCTGGACCGTTCCCTGGCCGCGGCCACGGCGGCCGCCCGCGCCGGTCGGTTGCTCGGGCCACCCACGCAGCCCGAGATCGAGCAGCTGCGCAGCTGGCTGTGCGGCGAGGTGGCGCGGCAGGCGGTGGACGGCGCCGGGCCGCGGCCCTGGCCCGGGACCGTCGCGCCCGGCGGCGTTCGCCGGGTGGTGGACGAGGTCGTGTGCGCCGGGCTGCTGGAGGGTGCCGGCGCCGCGCTGCTGGCCGACGAGGAGTCGGTGCTGGTGGGCGTGACACCGCAGGCCGCGGCGCTGCTGGGCTACGGGGACGTGAGCGACCTGCTCGGGCGCCCGGTGCTGGCCGTGGTGCCGCCCCGCTTCCACCAGGCGCACGTCGCGGGGACGACCCTGCACGCCACGAACGGGCGCGACGTGCTGCTGGACGTGCCGCTGCAGGTGCCGGTGGTGCACGCCGACGGCGAGGAGCGGGTCCTCGGCATCCGGGTGAGCGCCCACCGGGTCGAGAGCCAGGCCTACTTCCTGGCCACGCTCACCCCCGCTGTCGCACCTCCGGGCTGAACCGCCCGCCGAACGCGCGCAGCGGCAGGTCGGCGCTGGTGATGATGCCGGGTCGTGCCTGGTGCACCGCACGGATCGAGTGCAGCGCGGGCATGCCGGTGACCGTCATGCCGAGCGAGGCGAAGTCCTCGGGCTTGGACAGGTCGTTGCCGGGGCCCGGGAAGACCATGTGCTTGTTGTAGATCTGCGGGTCGCCGGTGACCTGCGTGAGGTAGCAGCCCTTGATGTCCCAGCTGGGGTCGGTGTGCGGCGTCATCTGCCACTCCAGGTGGGTCTCCACGCGCGGCACGTCGTCGACCACCCCGACGAACTTGATGTAGCTGCCGCCGAGGGACCCCTTGGGCAGCTGGTACCACCCGAGGTCGACGTCCTCGGTGCACGCGCCCAGCTCGTACTCGAAGCGCACCTCGTCGAGCTCGAGGCCGAAGCAGTCGGCCTTGAGGTGCACGGAGTCGGCGAAGACCTCGGTGAACTTCTGCAGCATCCCCGGCAGGGCGGGGTCGTCGACCGGTCGGCCGTAGCCGACCTCGCGCCAGGTGTCGGCGGAGTGGTGGCAGGAGACGTCGACGGACTCGATGGTGGTGACGTTGGTGATGTCGGCGACGTCCGCGGTGCAGACGACGCCGAGGACCTGGTTGAGCCCGGGGTTCATGCCGGTGCCGTAGAACGTCGAGCCGCCCGCTTCGCAGGCGGCCGCGATGAGCTCGCTGACCTTGCGGCCCGACGGGTGCGGGTGGTTGGTGTCGCGGTGGTAGCCGGTGATCCAGTCCGCGGTCGTCACGACGTCGATGCCGGCCTCGAGCACCTTCACGTAGAGGTCCTCGTCGGGGAAGACGCCGTGGAAGGTCAGGACGTCGGGTCGCGCGGCGATGATCTCCTCGACGGTCCCGGTGGCGATCACCCCGATCGGGTCACCGCCGACGATCTCGCCGGCGTCGCGGCCGATCTTGTCGGGGGTGTAGCAGTGCAGCCCGACCAGCTCGAGGTCCGGGTGGCGCTGGACACGGCCGATCATCTCGCTGCCGAGGTTGCCGGTGGCGACCTGGAAGAGGCGGATGCGCTGGCTCATGAGGTGTGCTCCTTCGTGGGTCGGCCGTCGGGGTAGAACTGCTGGGCCCACGTGCGCAGCGCCGTGAAGCCGGGGTACTCGCCGCGCGAGAGCGCGGCGGGGGAGGCGTACTTCTGGTGCGACCAGATGACCAGGTCGGCCTCGACCTGCTCGATCACGCCGCGGGCGTGCTTGTCGGCCGATTCCGAGTGGTCGCGGTCGTCGCCCTCACGACGGCCGATCCAGACGCTGAAGCGGACGTCGCAGGTGGAGTCGTCGACGGGGGTGGTGGCCAGGACGGTGCGGTTGTCGATCATCCCCCAGGACTTGGTGACGGCCAGGCCGACGCCGCAGTTCAGCGCCTCGACGCCGGAGTCGATGTCCTCGATGGACCCGCCGGCGTCGCGCTCGTCGAAGGTGATGGTGAAGTCGACGTAGGCGATCGGGTCCTCGAACTCCTGGCGGGTGAACTTCGGGACGATCGGGACCTGGTGGACGTACTTGAAGTGCGCGAAGTCCACGCCGTTCTCCAGGACGTACTGCGGGTGCAGCTCGAGACCGGTGTCGAGGAGCCGGGCGTGCTCGCACAGCGGGTAGTAGGCGTCGGAACCGTCGCTGGCCCCGTCGTTGGCCCCGTCGTTGGCCCCGTTGTTGGCCCCGTCGCTGGCGAAGCCGGTGAAGACGTCCGGGACGTCGAAGTGCGGTGCGCGGCGCTCCACGTCGTGCCAGACGTAGATCGACTCGTTGCGCTCGACCACCGGCATCGTGTTGATCCGTCGCCCGAGGTTGGGTCGGTCCTCGTAGGGGATGCAGTGGTTGCGTCCCTGGTCGTTCCACTCCCAGCCGTGGAAGGGGCAGCGGATGCGGTCCTCGACGACGGTGCCGCCGTAGCCGAGGTGGGCGCCGAGGTGCTCGCAGTAGGCGTCCATGACGGTGACCCGGCCGGAGTGGCCGCGCCAGGCGACGAGGTCACGGCCGAAGTAGCGCATCCGGTGCACCTGGCCGACCCGCACCTCGTCGGACCAGGCGACCTGGAACCAGCCGGTGGGGTTCATGGG
This genomic window from Nocardioides marinus contains:
- a CDS encoding Rieske 2Fe-2S domain-containing protein encodes the protein MKPTLPMNPTGWFQVAWSDEVRVGQVHRMRYFGRDLVAWRGHSGRVTVMDAYCEHLGAHLGYGGTVVEDRIRCPFHGWEWNDQGRNHCIPYEDRPNLGRRINTMPVVERNESIYVWHDVERRAPHFDVPDVFTGFASDGANNGANDGANDGASDGSDAYYPLCEHARLLDTGLELHPQYVLENGVDFAHFKYVHQVPIVPKFTRQEFEDPIAYVDFTITFDERDAGGSIEDIDSGVEALNCGVGLAVTKSWGMIDNRTVLATTPVDDSTCDVRFSVWIGRREGDDRDHSESADKHARGVIEQVEADLVIWSHQKYASPAALSRGEYPGFTALRTWAQQFYPDGRPTKEHTS
- a CDS encoding SpoIIE family protein phosphatase, yielding MDEHDAGGPAGPDVEQVMWQLAVDAAGIGAFDWDLRTGALRWDDRLLTVFGLTREQFGGTIEAFNDALHPDDVPRVSAALERAIATCGEYVAEYRIVPPGGEQRWVAARGRAMPGEDGTAIRLIGAAYDTTATVDAEARIARILEAMPTAFFHLDREWRFTMANSEALRLLQRPRHELVGEIVWEAFPAAVDSDFERHYRKAMESGEPVGFDAYYPEPLEAWYEVRAWPNPDGLGVYFNDVSARHRAQQQMELIAERDELLARVTTELTGTLDPSEALHRLARLLVPRLGSAAAAALVDTAALDGRFAVLRQVGGWHVQDETDVRGRTGAGSVQFLPRELMAALDRDRVVTDVSDPTLRAALVADALPDVTGPVVALPLRGRERLVGVVVVAAPVDADFSEEELDTLTAIASRAGLAIDNARLFAEQRDLAEGLQRSLLSRAPHPEGLEVAVCYEAAAHTAQVGGDWYDAFVLESGDTVVVVGDVVGHDTEAAAAMGQMRSLLRGIAVHAEEGPADLLRGVDRVLHRLGSQTTATALVARISAETDDQGRRRVRWSSAGHPPPVVRGPDGGCRLLESGADDLLLGLDPSAERTESTAVLEHGGMLVLYTDGLVERRGEDLDVGLDRLCDTAGHLVLDQQEPLATWCDGLVARMVPADKRDDDVALVAVRVGEEGGVPGVEPGRAPVREHVTVMMLPAEPTSVGRARQVVREALREQGTVVVDRNGEVQPVEDETMLATSELVTNALVHAGTSVLLRVTAGPRGVRVEVQDGSAHSPVPRAHSVTSATGRGLRMVDSVVDRWDVWRQPDGKTVWFQIGVPPGLDVAPDQPSTAPVPTRQVVLCEVPLLMHWAWQEHAAALLREYLLLVLAEDPAALETHAAASDALDLLREGVPAPPAIDGGPDAVLSIAEEGPEVAAEVVLEVPERSVASFAALDRSLAAATAAARAGRLLGPPTQPEIEQLRSWLCGEVARQAVDGAGPRPWPGTVAPGGVRRVVDEVVCAGLLEGAGAALLADEESVLVGVTPQAAALLGYGDVSDLLGRPVLAVVPPRFHQAHVAGTTLHATNGRDVLLDVPLQVPVVHADGEERVLGIRVSAHRVESQAYFLATLTPAVAPPG
- a CDS encoding dihydrodipicolinate reductase, translated to MSQRIRLFQVATGNLGSEMIGRVQRHPDLELVGLHCYTPDKIGRDAGEIVGGDPIGVIATGTVEEIIAARPDVLTFHGVFPDEDLYVKVLEAGIDVVTTADWITGYHRDTNHPHPSGRKVSELIAAACEAGGSTFYGTGMNPGLNQVLGVVCTADVADITNVTTIESVDVSCHHSADTWREVGYGRPVDDPALPGMLQKFTEVFADSVHLKADCFGLELDEVRFEYELGACTEDVDLGWYQLPKGSLGGSYIKFVGVVDDVPRVETHLEWQMTPHTDPSWDIKGCYLTQVTGDPQIYNKHMVFPGPGNDLSKPEDFASLGMTVTGMPALHSIRAVHQARPGIITSADLPLRAFGGRFSPEVRQRG